The Calypte anna isolate BGI_N300 chromosome 3, bCalAnn1_v1.p, whole genome shotgun sequence genome segment CAGGATCCAAGAAGTAGGAAAGCTAAAGACTTGAACGTCAAGGAAATCTAGAACTGCTGTGACCTGGACTCGGCATTGGAAAAGCCCTAGATATGTTTTAACCTGCTactaaaaatgtgcttttagagGATAATAAGAAACAATACTGTACCTATCTTCTGTTGCAAGTTTGAGGCCTGAATTAAGACACTGAAGGTCCTAGGTGCTCACTAAGATGACTCACAAGTTGGATGTCATCCAAAGGCCTCCACCTATCACCTGGACAGGATTCTACACACATCTGAGGTGATTATGAGAGTTTTGCtgtcttcctgctgctgcttttgggatCCATTACTTCTGGCCAAAGGCTGCTCTTACCTTGGCATCCCAGGCTGCTTCTCCACTAAGACTACACAGGCCTCCTGCTTTTAAGGGAGGAAGTGGGGATAAATTCAAGTGCCTTGTGCAGGAATTAATACAGcccacaaaagaaacaaactctttgtttttcacagtatttttccaCTCATTGGGAAGACAGTCAGAAACACAAACGCATGTGTATACTTGAGCAATAAGCAGGTAAGGTTAAAGAAGTTAGAGCACATTTCCCAATGtggctttattttgtttttactgcttGATTATGCAATAACATTAACTATCCCTGAGAACAGTCTTGCTTGGAGGACATTCCATTTGGAATTTCATTCCAAAAATTAGCATAGTAATTGGGGATAATTTTAAATCATGGTGGTTgcaaagtgtaattttttttttaactgatgtaCTTCTGGCAACATGATCTCAAGTGTGAGGAAACCTTTCTATGTCACATCAATTGAGGTGCAACCTGTGGACTGCAGTTACAGAGGGGAGCTGCCCCAGGTCCATTTCCCTCTTACTGTGGTTTGTCCTGCATCAAACCCAGTTTCTGCCAAAGGCAAACTGTGACCTCCCTGGGATAGGGACTGGGAACAcctgcaaaagcagagcagcagcaggtatTGCCTCCTCCCACTCCCCATCCCCCAATCCCATCCAGTGGGATTTGCACTGACCATCAGATAGCACTCCCTTACTTTTTACATGCCAAGCAGTTACTGCAGagtgcaggaggaaaaagggggaatgGAAAGTGGCAGCAATGCCGGACCCATCTGCACCTACCAAGTTGCTACCTCTGCCACACCCCACTTCCTTTGTCACCACCTGAAAGCCCCAAGGCCACACAGACTGATTCCTGCTGACCAAATGCAGTCACACATACCTGAAACAGGATTTGGTCAGATAATTAAACACACCATTACTGCAAGCAAAGAGAAACCTTGCACAGGAAGTGGAACAAGGCTGTATTTTAAAGTGCAGGTTCATACATTGCACTAGAAAAAAGACACCACAGGAGAACAGACACACACAAGGAAAACACCATGCCaacagcagagggagagagagacacTTCAACATagtgagacaaaaaaacccagacaattACACATTTTTCACTGCAAGTTCATTCCTGCTTCTTACTAACTTGtcaaaagacaggaaaaagccACAAGGTgctgtagcaagatgaacctcttttagggcacggcgcttcaaggtccaaccaggtgttccagcagagactcacaaatagtgctctgagcctatagccctcaggattgaccagcctggatcagtgctatttctccaagagcaactgagctctctgctggcttactcaggactgagctgagcctgtgagtttgagcctcaccttttattggccccctggtcctgctcatgcacagtgggggcccaccctaatcaggcacaggtgggcttaacacaatctcatgcccactacctggcaattagtggcacctggttgcctcatttcactacaaggtGCTAGGCTGCACACTCAGGACAACAGAGGGAACAAAAACAGACCTGAAAATACACTGGAAATCTGAGGGTTTGTGCTATGTTGGATCTAGAGCTCTTTTGTtagtaaattaaaattctttgcaagaaaatgcaaagtaaaaaaataaataaataagttatAAACACCCAAACATGAGCACATTCTGATTACACAACCAGAATAAAAACACAAACTATAAATCTGGAGTGTGGAGTAGACAGATTCCAAAGCTGTTGTTTCAGAGTCTGGTTTTGTCattagctgctgctttttttggtCTTACTGGGGGGGGGTGTCACTGGCATGTCAGGTCCTTCCCCGGCCTTCCTGCATAGCAGCAACAAAACCACTGCTGTTCTGTGCCTGTACAGCACCActcaagaaaaccaaacaacaccaATCTGAATGGAAAAGGGGCAAGTGGTCACACAGCCTGAAAGGATCGTGCCATCAGTAATTCCCTCTCATTTTCAAGTTTCCATTTTGACATCTTGCAGTGTTTTGTCTTGGCACTAGAAGCCAGAAAGTTGTTACAACCTTATTTATAAAAGTATCAAGGTCCTATGTCTATACAATCTAGTATGTAATTTGGTTATCTGTTTCATACATTCCTTGATTTCAATGGTAGTGCAGTAATCAAAATCTCAAGTACAATCACAAGTACTTTGGACTCTTTAGATTTGTCACCACTGTTCAACTGGTAAATCAGAGTTAAGCATTACAGCAGATTAATACGACCTGTTTTGTCCCCCTTCCCATGCTTTTGCATGGCCCAAGAGCACAGTTCCACtcataaaaattaatctgtaatGTTTTCTCATCTTATGGACAGAACCAGAAAATTACAGTTTGCTCCTAGGCATCACCTGAAATTTGACTTGATTTCCTGATTTACATCACACAGGAACTTGCAgtgcagcagaaaaatgcttctttcacAAGGTCAGAAAGCTCAGCATCACAGATaacatttctctcctctctcacaACATGTCGTGACCAAGCAACCCCAGAACTGCACCCTCCACCCACTCCCCAAAAAAATGAGTGGTCTGAGCAGTCCCCTGTTACTTTAACAGATGCCCCCATTTAGGAAACATCTCATGCTCTGTACATTTTTTCACATTAACCCATTCATGTCACAGTGCACTCTCCATGTGTTGCATCACAtcatgaaaatgaaagagaaagggTCAGACATACCAAAACGAAGGTGTTTAGCTCTGCCCCATCATAAAAGGATTCTTAAACCACTTGACAAGACCAGCTACAATTCCACTGcattttttggaaaaagaagaaagtcaGCTTTTACTTTCATCATTCTTCTCCCAGACTACATGCCCATTTTTTCTCCCAAGGGATTCACCAGCAACCAGTGGAGAATTGCACGATACATCGTCCGGGTGCGGCTGGAGAGCAACTTTGTCTGGAGAGTCCCCTGATACCTTACAGGAAGTCTCTATCACAGAGTTTCCCAGCCTGTCATTCATTTCTATTACCTCAAAGTCTGCTTCGTTCCACTCTTCCacatcctcctcatcctcttcaTCCTCGGTAAGCCCCGAATTTGACAACAAAGCTTTCCGGTGCTCAATGTCCCTCATTTCTTTCAAGTTGCTCTCACGGGGATACTGGGCCAGTTTGTACATCAGAGGGAAGAGCAGAACCGTCACTATGGAAGTCACCAAGGCAGCGTACATGACCACGGGAACACGGTGGAATCTGCCTTGCAGATACCCCACCAGAGCAGGGATGCACATCTCGCCCAGCGCCGCGCCGATCACAAAGAGAGAAGCCGATTTCCCTTGCACAACTGTGTACTGCTCTATCCAGGAAATGCCGCTGGGAAAGACAGTAGCCATCGACGCTCCGTACACGGCGGTTCCGACCCACAGCGACATGGGGTACCTCGCAAAGAAGGCCAAGCAGAAAGAGGAGACGGCAGAGCCTATGAGGCTCAGCACGATCATGGTGCCGGGGTACAAGCAAGCAGCACAGAAGATGGCCACTCCTCTGCAAGCAGCAAACGCGCCCCAGAAGACAGAATTCAAAGCTGCTGCTTCGTTTTCCTCCATCTCAGCAAAGGCCTTTGCATAGGTGAATAAGTAAGAGCCGTAAGTGACCTCCGCTCCCACGTagcagaagaagaagaggaacagGAGAGCAATAAGGGCAGAGTGGTATTTGGCAAGCACGCCTTCTTGCAGAGaagcctttgctttttctcGAGCTGAGATGCTCTttgaacacaaaataaaaaagaaaatcgaaacaaacaaaagataGGTCCCTATGACAACATAGGACCACAAGAAATCTGCACCAAAATattgtttcagtgctttctgcACAGTCGCCAGCACAGACTGGTTTGTCTTTTCAACTACTGGAAGGTCTTTAGGTTCAGGGCCTCCCAAAGCCATTTTAGCCAGGACTGGAGCCACAAACGCACCGACAGCAAAACTGAAGTGTAAGGCCTGCATGTGTGGCCCAGCCTCTGCCCCCCAGGTGTTCAGTGCTAGTACATTGCCACCTGCAGATGGGAGACAGGGGGATATAGCAGTTTTAGTCTGAAAAGAGATattggctaaaaaaaaaaaaccaaaacaaaaaacaacaacacaaaacaatcaaaaaaacccataccAGACCTGTACTATTAATTCTATCTGCAGCAATTCCAGGTCTAGCAAATGCAATGTGCAAAACTGCAGTGAACTGAAATTCTGCCTGTAAACACCTCAAACCCACTTGAGCTTTAGGAAGGAAGTCACAGCAGTCAAAATAAGGAGCTATGCAATGGCTTAATCAAGCACCAGTGACTGTACCTAATTACCTACTTGACAACAAGCAGCTTTTTCAGCATTCTTTCAATAGAGAAAATTTAACTGCTGCTTGTTTCTCTGAGTTTTACAAGCAACAAAACACTATGCTAAGAATCAGAGGTCTCATTAAATAGCATCCCAGGAAACATGAAGAATCGCTGGCTTCTGATGGGCCTGGACTGCTCCAGCTGTGTTCAAATGTCTTGTACTATTCCAGCATCAGAAAGGTTTACAATAATATCACTGCAGAGACCAAACTACAACACCCTCGGGTCAACAAGAATGCTAGAAAATAAGATCTCAGGGAGACATTTTTAAGTAGTTCCTGAGAAGAATGAATGGAAATAAGAGCAGTAATCAAATTCCTGTGCTACAGTACAGCAACCCTTGTCACAGAGCATTAACCCACTTCCAAATTCATTTCATTACCTTGCTCTTCATTTCTCCTGCTGGGAGGTCTCCCTGCCTCAAAGGTCTGACTGCCAAGCAGCACACCCACCCACTGAAGATATTTTTAGAATAAGCTGACAGGATTTTCCCatatgaagaatttttaaacCAAGTGCCATGTATAATGATCCTGCCAGAAGCAGGAAGTACACCTCTGCACTCGAGTTACTTAGCATAACCTGtgccatgaaaaaaacatctttttcatgACTGGATCTTTATAATGCTCTTCAGTGTTAACAGAGCTCCCTCaagaactgcagctgctggctcACATGTGCAGCCATCACTCCTCTGTGTTGCCTACCAGCCAAGCCACTACCAGACCAGACCAAACAAACCAGACCCTGGTGGAGATGCTTCCCGAGGTGTTTGGATAGGTAGGATAATTTGTTAGCCAGCTCTTACTCAGAAATAAGCCTGCCCCAAAGCTGGTCAGCCAGATCCCCCAGCACCTTACTGCCTGGCTCCCTAAGTAGGCCAGAACACTGCTGGTGTGGCAGCAGAGAGGTGGCAGGTGAGAGGATGCCTGTTGTAACTTcacaaccaccaccacctgctACAGCAACACAACACTCCACCCCTGATGTGCTTTTGGTTGTTTCCTGATCCCCTGTCTGCAAGTATGCCAGAGTTACCACTCATCTCTAAGTGTCCTTAGGTCTCTTGCTATGCCCAGCATCACGGACTCACTTTGTTGGGCATGGCCAGTCAAGTTATTTATGCAGAAGTTTCTTATTCATATCTCTGGTGTAACTGACCCTTCCAACTACACCTGCAGACCTTTGTTCTGCACCTTCACTAATCTATATTCTTCTGATAAGAAGCCTCTACTAACTTGCTGTAGGTTTCCAGCAGAACTGTTTCTTTCCAGACTGTCTGCAGTAAGCACATGCCAGAGATTTACTGACTGGGACACTGAATAAATCTGAATTCCCAAACACCTAAGTGAGGCTGGCTAAGGGCAAGCAAATATTCTTTAATTCAGGGAGATGGACAACGTGGTGCTGCAAGAGAGCTACAGCAGTCAGTGTTTAGGCCAGGTTTAGGTGGGCAACTCTCCAACACAGCAACTGTGAGACTCTTCTCTCTCAAACACTAGGGCTTGCTCAGGACTAGTTTTGTTCCAGCTGGCACTGATGAACTATAAGCTGACTGGCTTCCTGTAAATGagtaatttaaagaaaatactgtttcaagAACACATGACACTTTCTTTACACCTGTAATTGCCCACTGAAACATGTATTAATCTTCTCCAGGAAGCAAGAGATGGCCAGCTCCCCAGGATCCTCAAGGAAGGCCTGTTACAGAGACACAAACACTGCAAGTCTCAGAATCCCAGCCAGGTAAAACAGTTCCCCTCTTTTCATTCAAGACATGTCCATTTACATGCAAGGAACAGCTTGGGTGAGCTTGAATTACATTTCCAGTTCAGTGAAGGAACTATCAGATGAAATGGTCCCTTACCTGTGTCTAGAATTCCCATGGCACCTCCAATAACTGACATCAAGGCTGTTAACAGCAGGGATTTGGTACACCATGGTATCCCATAGAGCCCAACTGTTGTTCCAAACATGGATAATGCtggaaaggttttaaaaaaaaaaataaagagttttATCAGAATGTAAACACTATTTGAAAGACCTCTTCTGCTAAAGTTTCATTTGCAAAGGGGATAGCACCTGCTGCTAGA includes the following:
- the MFSD4B gene encoding sodium-dependent glucose transporter 1, which translates into the protein MSIAVLGPTFPNLAANVRKNVSDIYYIFVGRSLGSLGGSVVGGVLFDCMNPHLLLALSMFGTTVGLYGIPWCTKSLLLTALMSVIGGAMGILDTGGNVLALNTWGAEAGPHMQALHFSFAVGAFVAPVLAKMALGGPEPKDLPVVEKTNQSVLATVQKALKQYFGADFLWSYVVIGTYLLFVSIFFFILCSKSISAREKAKASLQEGVLAKYHSALIALLFLFFFCYVGAEVTYGSYLFTYAKAFAEMEENEAAALNSVFWGAFAACRGVAIFCAACLYPGTMIVLSLIGSAVSSFCLAFFARYPMSLWVGTAVYGASMATVFPSGISWIEQYTVVQGKSASLFVIGAALGEMCIPALVGYLQGRFHRVPVVMYAALVTSIVTVLLFPLMYKLAQYPRESNLKEMRDIEHRKALLSNSGLTEDEEDEEDVEEWNEADFEVIEMNDRLGNSVIETSCKVSGDSPDKVALQPHPDDVSCNSPLVAGESLGRKNGHVVWEKNDESKS